Within the Gemmatimonadaceae bacterium genome, the region GTTCCGTTCGCCCCGACGGTCAGCGTTTCGCCAGTTACGATTGCTCTCGGCGCGTTCCAGAGCGTCGTCCGTCCGTTGAGTCATTCGCGCGCGCTAGCCGATGCGTTCAAGAGCTATTTCGCTTACAAGTCCGCGCATCCTGATCAGGTCAGGAAGCCGTTCCTCTACTTCGTCGATTACGGTCTGCCGAGCACCACGCCGCGCGGCTATGTGTTCGACATGGAATCGCTCAAGATCGTAGATGGGCCGTTCATGGTCGCGCACGGTCGCGGCTCCGCTCCGAACCGCAGTGGAATTCCTACCCGCTTCTCGAACGCCTACGGGAGCTATGCGACATCGCTCGGCTTGTACTTGGCTCAGGAGACCTACGCGTTCCACGGCAAGTCCGGTGGGAGAGCGTATGGCTCGATCGGCCTCAAGCTTCAGGGAGTCTCCGAGGGTTTCAACGAC harbors:
- a CDS encoding murein L,D-transpeptidase catalytic domain family protein; its protein translation is MIQRKYLQNAFIGGVAVAFGSTQVIPAARERGPVATSAISIVSGGLFASDTLKPIVPFAPTVSVSPVTIALGAFQSVVRPLSHSRALADAFKSYFAYKSAHPDQVRKPFLYFVDYGLPSTTPRGYVFDMESLKIVDGPFMVAHGRGSAPNRSGIPTRFSNAYGSYATSLGLYLAQETYAFHGKSGGRAYGSIGLKLQGVSEGFNDNARVRKVVAHGAPYVTPTKAGRSEGCPAMEPARAQRLLPKLANGAMVFLFAPNEQWMESDPWVTASAE